In Hypomesus transpacificus isolate Combined female chromosome 4, fHypTra1, whole genome shotgun sequence, the following are encoded in one genomic region:
- the maneal gene encoding glycoprotein endo-alpha-1,2-mannosidase-like protein codes for MTRLRKKAFIALFLFTLFIFGTMMGLRTLKPSDGFSDLAPGMEFGGEGPDRRRPVPNGVVVSPGQSHLSDTKVVFTKSDRDYSIFYDVHIFYYLWYGTPQMDSKYIHWDHVLVPHWDPKIAASHAQGRHTPPEDIASSYYPDLGPYSSRDPRVLESHMAQIEAAAAGVLVLSWYPPGVADNHGAPTEDLVPAVMDAAHRHSIKVAFHIQPYKGRTDQSMHDNIKYIIDRYGKHGAFYRFKSSAGQILPLFYIYDSYLTPPETWAELLTTSGSHTLRGTPYDGVFIALIVEERHKHDILASGFDGMYTYFASNGFSFGSSHQNWKAIKAFCDGNNLLFVPSVGPGYVDTAVRPWNNHNTRNRVNGRYYETALQAALSVRPEIVTITSFNEWHEGTQIEKAVPKKTLTRLYLDYQPHRPDLYLELTRRWAEHFNKEKDKWLM; via the exons ATGACACGGTTGCGCAAGAAAGCTTTTATAGCACTTTTCCTATTTACGCTGTTTATTTTCGGGACTATGATGGGCCTTAGAACGCTGAAGCCAAGTGATGGATTCTCAGACCTTGCCCCGGGGATGGAGTTTGGAGGAGAGGGACCCGATAGGAGGCGACCGGTTCCGAACGGCGTGGTAGTGTCGCCCGGCCAGTCCCACTTGAGCGACACCAAAGTGGTTTTCACAAAATCGGACCGTGATTACAGCATATTCTACGATGTACACATATTCTATTACCTGTGGTATGGCACACCACAGATGGACAGCAAATACATTCACTGGGACCACGTCCTGGTGCCGCACTGGGACCCGAAGATTGCTGCCAGCCACGCACAGGGAAGACACACTCCTCCTGAAGACATCGCCTCGAGTTATTACCCCGATCTGGGTCCATACAGCTCCAGGGACCCCCGCGTGCTGGAGTCGCACATGGCGCAGATTGAAGCAGCGGCAGCAG GCGTGCTGGTCTTGTCGTGGTACCCGCCGGGAGTGGCAGACAATCACGGGGCGCCAACTGAGGATCTGGTGCCAGCTGTCATGGACGCTGCCCATAGGCACAGCATCAAG GTGGCGTTTCACATCCAACCTTACAAAGGACGGACCGACCAGAGCATGCATGACAACATCAAATACATAATTGACAG GTACGGGAAACACGGCGCCTTCTACCGGTTCAAGTCCAGCGCCGGGCAGATTCTGCCGCTCTTCTACATCTACGACTCCTACCTGACCCCTCCCGAGACTTGGGCGGAGCTTCTGACCACCTCGGGCTCCCACACCCTGCGGGGCACGCCCTATGACGGCGTCTTCATCGCCCTCATTGTGGAGGAGCGCCACAAGCACGACATCCTGGCCAGCGGTTTTGACGGCATGTACACTTATTTCGCGTCCAACGGCTTCTCCTTTGGCTCCTCCCACCAGAACTGGAAGGCCATCAAAGCGTTCTGCGATGGCAACAACCTGCTGTTTGTCCCCAGCGTGGGACCCGGGTATGTGGACACGGCAGTGCGGCCCTGGAACAACCATAACACACGGAACCGCGTCAACGGTCGCTATTACGAGACTGCCCTGCAGGCAGCTCTGTCCGTGCGCCCGGAGATCGTCACCATAACCTCCTTCAATGAATGGCACGAGGGGACGCAGATTGAGAAGGCAGTGCCGAAGAAGACACTGACTAGGCTATATCTGGACTACCAGCCCCATCGTCCAGACCTGTACCTGGAGCTTACTCGCCGGTGGGCCGAGCACTTTAACAAGGAGAAGGACAAGTGGCTCATGTAG
- the sf3a3 gene encoding splicing factor 3A subunit 3: METILEQQRRYHEEKERLMDAKTKEMLHKKTTLRDQINSDHRTRAMLDRYMEVSQNLRDSYDDKDGMRKDELNAISGPNEFAEFYNRLKQIKEFHRKHPNEICVPMSVEFDELVKARDNPTEEAQNMVEFTDEEGYGRYLDLHDCYLKFTNLKGSDKLEYISYLSSFDQLFDISKDRKNAEYKKYLEMLLEYLQDYTERVKPLLDQNELYGKVLGEFEKKWENGTFPGWPKETSSALTHAGAHLDLSAFSSWEELASLGLDRLKSALMALGLKCGGTLEERAQRLFSTKGKSLESLDPSLFAKNPKSKGPKKDTERNKEIAFLESQIYEYVETLGEQRQLTHENVQRKQARTGEEREEEEEEQLSESESEDEDNEIIYNPKNLPLGWDGKPIPYWLYKLHGLNINYNCEICGNYTYRGPKAFQRHFAEWRHAHGMRCLGIPNTAHFANVTQIEDAVSLWAKLKSQKASERWQPDTEEEYEDSSGNVVNKKTYEDLKRQGLL, encoded by the exons ATGGAAACTATTCTAGAACAACAACGGCGCTAccatgaagagaaagagagacttatGGACGCCAAAACAAAAGAAATGTTGCATAAGAAAACTACG TTACGCGATCAGATTAACTCAGATCATCGAACCAGAGCGATGTTGGAT AGATACATGGAAGTGAGCCAAAATCTCCGAGACTCGTATGACGACAAAGATGG AATGAGAAAGGATGAACTAAACGCCATTTCTGGACCCAACGAATTCGCCGAATTCTACAACAGACTCAAACAGATCAAGGAATTCCACAGGAAACATCCCAATGAG ATCTGTGTACCCATGTCGGTGGAGTTTGATGAGCTGGTGAAGGCCAGAGACAACCCCACAGAAGAGGCTCAGA ACATGGTGGAGTTCACAGATGAGGAAGGCTACGGCCGTTACTTAGATCTCCATGACTGCTACCTAAAGTTCACCAACCTAAAGGGTTCCGAT AAACTGGAGTACATCAGCTACCTGTCCTCGTTTGATCAACTGTTCGATATCTCCAAGGACAGGAAGAATGCAGAGTACAAAAA GTACCTGGAGATGCTGCTGGAGTACCTGCAGGACTACACAGAGCGTGTCAAGCCCCTGCTGGACCAGAACGAGCTCTACGGAAAAGTCCTGGGCGAGTTTGAGAAGAAGTGGGAGAACGGCACGTTCCCGGGCTGGCCG AAAGAGACGAGCAGCGCGTTGACCCACGCCGGAGCCCATCTGGACCTCTCTGCTTTCTCCTCCTGGGAG GAGTTGGCCTCCCTGGGTTTGGACAGGTTGAAGTCTGCTCTCATGGCCCTGGGACTGAAGTGTGGGGG AACTTTGGAGGAGAGAGCTCAGCGGCTGTTCAGCACCAAGGGCAAATCCCTGGAGTCCCTGGATCCCTCCCTGTTTGCCAAGAACCCCAAATCTAAAGGACCCAAAAA AGACACCGAGCGCAACAAAGAGATAGCCTTCCTGGAGTCTCAGATTTATGAGTATGTGGAAACCCTGGGG GAGCAAAGGCAGCTGACCCACGAGAACGTCCAGAGGAAGCAGGCCAggacgggggaggagagggaggaggaggaggaggagcagctcagcgagagtgagagcgagGACGAGGACAACGAGATCATCTACAACCCCAAGAACCTACCGCTGGGCTGGGACGGCAAG CCCATACCCTACTGGTTGTACAAACTCCACGGCCTGAACATCAACTACAACTGTGAGATCTGTGGAAACTACACCTACAGAGGGCCCAAGGCCTTCCAGAGGCACTTTGCC GAATGGCGTCACGCCCACGGCATGCGGTGCCTGGGCATCCCCAACACGGCTCACTTTGCCAACGTCACCCAGATCGAGGACGCCGTCTCCT TGTGGGCCAAGCTGAAGTCCCAGAAGGCGTCAGAGAGATGGCAGCCGGACACAGAG GAGGAGTACGAAGACTCCAGTGGAAATGTGGTCAACAAGAAGACCTACGAGGATCTGAAGAGACAAGGCCTGCTGTAG